From the Pseudoalteromonas tunicata genome, one window contains:
- a CDS encoding PRC-barrel domain-containing protein encodes MLRSLNEIASFQLLGIDEEIGRCKDFLFDDQSWVIRYMLVDTNKWLPGGKKVLISPISLGEPDWEQHEFPINLTLERVKNSPSLEEHQPISHQYEVQLFKYYGYGNYWMGNDLWGTYPFPSPLVDAQVLENAAQVNTDDRHLRSTEELTGYGIQAQDKKIGHIDDFILNDESWSIPYIVVDTNNWLPGGRKVLISNVCIESINWDKHSITVKLSAE; translated from the coding sequence ATGCTGCGAAGTTTAAATGAAATTGCTAGTTTTCAATTACTAGGGATTGATGAGGAGATTGGGCGTTGTAAGGATTTTTTGTTTGATGACCAAAGTTGGGTCATCAGATATATGTTGGTTGATACTAATAAATGGTTGCCTGGTGGGAAAAAAGTATTAATTAGCCCGATATCATTAGGTGAGCCTGATTGGGAACAGCATGAGTTTCCTATTAATCTAACCCTTGAGCGAGTCAAAAATAGCCCATCACTTGAGGAGCATCAGCCGATATCTCACCAATATGAAGTGCAGTTATTTAAATATTATGGCTATGGCAATTATTGGATGGGCAATGATTTATGGGGGACTTATCCGTTTCCATCGCCTTTAGTTGATGCACAAGTGCTCGAAAATGCCGCTCAGGTTAATACGGACGACCGGCATTTACGCTCGACTGAAGAGTTAACAGGTTATGGTATTCAGGCCCAAGATAAAAAAATTGGTCACATTGACGACTTTATTTTGAATGATGAAAGCTGGAGCATCCCTTATATCGTGGTTGATACTAATAATTGGCTACCGGGTGGACGAAAAGTTTTGATCAGTAATGTGTGTATCGAGTCAATCAATTGGGATAAGCATTCAATCACTGTCAAACTCAGCGCTGAGTAA
- a CDS encoding DUF3297 family protein produces MTDTTAKPALPDRLSINPRSPYYVAEVIEHDIGIRLNGKERNDVEEYCISEGWVKVAAPKALDRRGQPLLMTAKGTVEAFYR; encoded by the coding sequence ATGACCGACACAACAGCAAAACCAGCATTACCAGATCGCCTTTCAATCAACCCACGCAGCCCATATTATGTGGCAGAAGTGATCGAACACGACATCGGCATTCGCCTAAATGGCAAAGAGCGTAACGATGTTGAAGAATATTGTATCAGCGAAGGTTGGGTTAAAGTTGCAGCGCCAAAAGCGTTAGATCGCCGTGGCCAGCCACTTCTAATGACGGCAAAAGGCACAGTTGAAGCGTTTTATCGTTAA
- a CDS encoding DNA-binding response regulator, translated as MNILLAEDQAMVRTALACLLRLEGDFTVTEAADGQAALKLLKQTPFDLLLSDIEMPGQTGIELAQYIQQQKLATKVVMITTFGRAGYVKRAIDAGVGGFLLKDAPVEELIHAINQVMAGKRVIDSELLLNSLGDQDPLSDKERQALRLAAEGKSTHDIAAALYIAEGTARNYLSEAISKLNAMNRIDAARIARQKGWL; from the coding sequence ATGAATATTTTACTGGCTGAAGATCAAGCTATGGTGCGCACCGCACTGGCGTGTTTATTGCGGTTAGAAGGAGACTTTACTGTAACAGAAGCGGCAGATGGACAAGCCGCGCTTAAATTATTAAAACAAACACCTTTTGACTTATTGCTGAGCGACATTGAAATGCCAGGGCAAACAGGTATTGAGCTCGCGCAGTATATTCAACAACAAAAATTAGCCACCAAGGTGGTGATGATCACCACGTTTGGCCGTGCTGGTTACGTAAAGCGTGCAATAGATGCCGGTGTTGGCGGATTTTTACTAAAAGATGCGCCAGTTGAAGAGCTCATTCATGCTATTAACCAAGTGATGGCTGGCAAGCGGGTGATTGACAGCGAATTATTGCTCAATTCATTGGGCGACCAAGATCCGCTCAGCGATAAAGAGCGCCAAGCATTACGGCTAGCCGCAGAGGGTAAAAGTACTCATGATATTGCAGCTGCACTTTATATTGCCGAAGGCACCGCGCGAAATTACCTATCCGAAGCCATTAGTAAACTCAATGCCATGAACCGAATTGATGCTGCCCGTATAGCAAGGCAAAAGGGCTGGTTGTAA
- a CDS encoding sensor histidine kinase, with protein sequence MKNNDKLQQKMSWIYLGNLIFFFAPLFFVTFTPWQWLVMGGGLSAFLYCYFWAYRCTREQMALPIIGIVVVASALTPINPGTISMFAYAGFFIGFAYSLRRYLTLMVALVALIFALNHLFTVAWTEFLTFGIPIILGVSALGWVEQARLKQRLAQQQSEDEIKQLAAMVERERIARDLHDILGHTLSSIVLKADLANKLLGHNQVEGAQQQLQELSDIARAALSQVRHSVSGYKHLGLTAEVAKLFNLLRDAGFSSELVGEVPSLQPRQETTLILVLTELVTNVIRHSKGDVCQLHFSCSNKEFQIRFNDNGQISSINEGNGVTGMRERLAAIGGQLVLTQQNGFCATITLTLQE encoded by the coding sequence ATGAAAAATAACGATAAACTACAACAAAAAATGAGCTGGATTTACTTAGGTAACCTGATCTTTTTCTTTGCGCCTTTGTTTTTTGTCACCTTCACGCCGTGGCAATGGTTGGTAATGGGGGGCGGTTTAAGTGCTTTTTTATATTGTTATTTTTGGGCATATCGCTGCACGCGAGAGCAAATGGCGCTGCCTATTATTGGTATTGTAGTGGTAGCAAGTGCACTTACTCCGATTAATCCGGGCACTATTTCAATGTTTGCCTATGCCGGATTTTTTATCGGTTTTGCTTATTCGCTAAGGCGTTACTTAACCTTAATGGTTGCTTTAGTTGCATTAATTTTTGCGCTCAATCATTTGTTTACTGTTGCGTGGACTGAGTTTTTAACCTTTGGTATTCCGATTATCTTGGGAGTCAGTGCGCTTGGTTGGGTTGAGCAAGCAAGGCTAAAACAACGCTTAGCGCAGCAGCAAAGTGAAGACGAAATTAAACAGCTTGCCGCCATGGTCGAGCGCGAGCGCATTGCTCGTGACTTGCACGACATTTTAGGTCATACCTTGTCGAGCATTGTATTAAAGGCGGATTTAGCAAATAAATTGCTTGGGCATAATCAGGTAGAAGGTGCGCAGCAGCAACTGCAGGAATTAAGTGATATTGCCCGTGCTGCGCTTAGCCAAGTGCGGCACAGTGTGTCTGGCTATAAGCATTTAGGTTTAACCGCTGAGGTCGCAAAACTATTTAACTTATTGCGTGATGCGGGTTTTTCGAGTGAATTAGTTGGTGAAGTTCCAAGTCTGCAACCGCGCCAAGAAACCACCCTAATTTTGGTACTAACGGAGTTAGTCACCAATGTGATTCGCCACAGTAAAGGTGATGTGTGTCAGCTGCACTTTAGCTGCAGCAATAAAGAGTTTCAAATACGTTTTAATGATAATGGCCAGATTAGCAGCATCAACGAAGGAAATGGTGTGACCGGTATGCGCGAGCGATTAGCCGCAATTGGCGGCCAACTGGTGCTCACCCAACAAAACGGCTTTTGCGCCACAATAACTCTCACATTACAGGAATAA
- a CDS encoding alpha/beta fold hydrolase, translated as MNHLTSSIKTALFAISITSAAFALPAWANTHLPLELSAQATTQCACFNVEVFGQGPALILIPGLTSTGEVWQHTVDALKGDYQLHVLTLAGFGGVKALPAHSWGEGYLAKQQQAIINYIDVQKLDKPIIIGHSLGGYLALNLAVFAPDLIGGAINVDGLPALGALFAEHVPANADGQKAASPRNFDPMEMAKGMASEPQWQQRIANDMRRADGMTSGRVMGELMQADLRPALATMRVPVLTLGALQNGAPYSTPEQVEASYKSQLANAPAQYHSFAFAHESKHFIMADAPTWLNQQIETFVQQHATKG; from the coding sequence ATGAATCATTTAACATCTTCAATTAAAACCGCACTTTTTGCCATCAGTATCACAAGCGCCGCTTTTGCACTGCCAGCATGGGCAAACACCCATTTACCACTAGAATTATCAGCTCAAGCAACAACACAATGTGCTTGTTTTAACGTTGAAGTATTTGGCCAAGGTCCAGCACTTATTTTGATACCCGGACTCACGTCAACCGGTGAGGTATGGCAACACACTGTTGACGCACTCAAGGGCGATTATCAACTGCACGTATTAACGTTGGCTGGTTTTGGCGGGGTAAAAGCGCTGCCAGCCCACAGTTGGGGCGAGGGCTACTTAGCTAAACAACAGCAAGCCATCATCAACTATATTGATGTGCAAAAGTTAGATAAACCAATTATTATTGGCCATTCGTTAGGAGGGTATCTAGCACTTAATTTAGCTGTTTTTGCGCCCGATTTAATCGGTGGAGCAATTAATGTCGATGGCCTACCGGCGTTAGGAGCCTTGTTTGCAGAACACGTACCTGCCAATGCAGACGGACAAAAAGCAGCATCACCACGCAACTTTGACCCAATGGAAATGGCAAAAGGCATGGCCAGTGAGCCACAATGGCAACAACGTATTGCCAATGACATGCGCCGCGCCGATGGCATGACTAGTGGTCGTGTGATGGGTGAGCTAATGCAAGCTGATTTGCGACCCGCACTTGCAACAATGCGTGTGCCAGTTTTAACCTTGGGCGCACTGCAAAATGGCGCACCTTATTCAACACCTGAACAAGTAGAAGCGAGCTATAAAAGCCAATTAGCCAACGCTCCTGCGCAATATCACAGCTTTGCTTTTGCTCATGAGTCCAAGCACTTTATTATGGCCGATGCACCAACATGGCTAAATCAGCAAATTGAAACCTTTGTACAACAGCATGCTACAAAAGGCTAG
- a CDS encoding endonuclease/exonuclease/phosphatase family protein — protein sequence MQNIKAKCVNALFAALALTQLTACFGPNEATSSATSESIAPSINALSFATWNMEHLAYPADTGCKPRSKSEIAAMQAYAASLDADIIALQEVASVKAIAQVFPEDQWQIIISKRADSEVYSCRESGNTSTQQKVAFAVRKSIPVLNTHHYDELALGLNGLRYGLSVTVDTADGATEVLNVHLKSGCFVDDYEKSDRKACPTFAKQAVWLDKWFERKEASKQPYIVMGDFNHRLATDNNRLMQELANNSNGAASTLKHITQNVVSCHPRYPAPIDHQFAGGFSQAIPTNVQMRYFADKSETAMLSDHCAVTFTLKAE from the coding sequence ATGCAAAATATTAAGGCTAAATGCGTTAACGCATTATTTGCCGCTTTGGCACTCACCCAATTAACCGCGTGTTTTGGGCCAAATGAAGCTACCAGCAGTGCCACATCAGAAAGTATTGCACCATCAATTAACGCGTTAAGTTTTGCCACATGGAATATGGAGCATTTAGCTTATCCTGCTGATACGGGTTGTAAACCACGCAGCAAATCAGAAATAGCGGCAATGCAAGCCTATGCCGCAAGCCTTGATGCCGATATTATTGCATTGCAAGAAGTGGCATCAGTTAAGGCGATTGCGCAAGTTTTTCCTGAAGATCAATGGCAAATTATTATTTCTAAGCGCGCCGACAGTGAAGTGTATAGCTGCCGTGAAAGCGGCAATACCTCAACGCAGCAAAAAGTAGCGTTTGCAGTTCGTAAATCAATTCCAGTCCTTAATACCCATCATTACGATGAATTGGCGCTTGGCTTAAATGGTTTACGTTATGGTTTGTCGGTGACGGTTGATACCGCTGATGGCGCAACCGAGGTGCTAAATGTGCACCTTAAAAGTGGCTGTTTTGTTGATGACTACGAAAAAAGTGACCGTAAAGCATGCCCAACGTTTGCCAAGCAAGCTGTTTGGCTCGATAAGTGGTTTGAACGCAAAGAAGCCAGCAAACAACCGTATATCGTAATGGGTGATTTTAATCATCGTTTAGCGACCGACAACAACCGTTTGATGCAAGAGTTAGCCAATAATAGCAATGGTGCAGCATCAACGCTTAAGCACATCACGCAAAATGTGGTGAGCTGCCACCCGCGTTATCCAGCACCGATCGATCACCAGTTTGCTGGTGGTTTTAGCCAAGCAATACCGACCAATGTGCAAATGCGTTATTTTGCCGATAAAAGTGAAACTGCCATGCTGAGCGATCATTGTGCGGTTACGTTTACTCTTAAGGCCGAATAA
- a CDS encoding DEAD/DEAH box helicase produces MTSATQPSNFTELGLIPPLLARLTELEYQQPTPIQAQAIPSVLAGRDLIAGANTGSGKTATFALPMLQQLYLQQQGKTSVATNKGNYVAGLVLVPTRELATQVANSIKSYAAHFNGAIKTVAVFGGVSVNAQMQALRGGSDIVVATPGRLLDLISSNAIKLDKVSTLVLDEADRMLGLGFTEELSQLLALMPAKKQTLLFSATFPLQVQSLTQSLLTNPVEIQVQSSDASTVVQRVFTVNKGAKTELLAHLITEHKWRQALIFVNAKNHCEHLAQKLEKRGISAKVFHGDKGQSARTRVLEEFKAGEIDILIATDIAARGLDIEKLPVVINYNLPRSPADYMHRIGRSGRAGEVGLALSLIDQDDYHHFSIIEKKNKIRLERELVPGFLVVEPSAENMVEKPMAKPEGTGKKKNKNKINPEDDIWAGWRNN; encoded by the coding sequence ATGACCTCAGCCACACAGCCTAGCAACTTTACCGAACTTGGTCTTATACCTCCTTTATTAGCGCGACTTACTGAGCTGGAATACCAACAGCCAACACCTATTCAAGCGCAGGCTATTCCAAGTGTATTGGCGGGGCGTGATTTAATCGCAGGGGCAAATACTGGCTCGGGTAAAACGGCAACTTTTGCACTGCCAATGTTGCAGCAGCTTTATTTACAACAGCAGGGCAAAACATCGGTTGCGACTAATAAAGGTAATTATGTGGCGGGGCTGGTGTTAGTGCCAACACGCGAACTGGCGACCCAAGTAGCTAACAGTATTAAATCCTATGCGGCGCATTTTAATGGTGCCATTAAAACGGTGGCGGTGTTTGGTGGTGTATCGGTTAATGCACAAATGCAGGCGTTACGTGGCGGTAGCGATATTGTGGTGGCGACACCTGGCCGATTACTCGACCTTATTTCAAGCAATGCCATTAAGCTCGATAAGGTGAGCACTTTGGTGCTTGATGAAGCCGACCGTATGTTAGGCCTTGGTTTTACGGAAGAGCTCAGCCAATTATTGGCGTTAATGCCAGCAAAAAAACAAACTTTGTTGTTTTCGGCGACTTTTCCTCTGCAAGTGCAAAGTTTAACGCAAAGCTTGCTAACCAATCCGGTTGAAATTCAAGTGCAAAGCAGCGATGCCAGCACTGTTGTGCAACGTGTATTTACCGTTAACAAGGGCGCAAAAACCGAATTATTAGCGCATTTAATTACCGAGCACAAATGGCGACAAGCCCTAATTTTTGTAAATGCTAAAAACCATTGTGAGCACTTAGCTCAAAAACTCGAAAAACGCGGCATTAGCGCCAAGGTATTTCATGGTGATAAAGGCCAATCGGCTCGTACACGAGTGCTTGAAGAGTTCAAAGCCGGCGAAATTGATATTTTAATTGCCACCGATATTGCTGCCCGTGGCTTAGATATCGAAAAGCTACCTGTGGTAATTAATTATAATTTACCGCGCAGTCCAGCTGATTATATGCACCGCATTGGCCGAAGCGGCCGTGCGGGTGAAGTTGGTTTGGCGTTATCACTGATCGATCAAGATGATTATCATCATTTCAGCATCATCGAAAAGAAAAACAAAATTCGCCTTGAACGTGAGTTAGTACCTGGCTTTTTAGTAGTTGAACCAAGCGCAGAAAACATGGTTGAAAAACCAATGGCCAAACCTGAAGGTACGGGAAAAAAGAAAAACAAAAATAAAATAAACCCTGAAGATGATATTTGGGCGGGCTGGCGAAATAACTAA
- a CDS encoding substrate-binding periplasmic protein, with translation MKKCLLALCLIAISIQAKPLSVVFEHNPPFQMINDSGFGYGPVYDFALVLVEKAGLRASFKATPWARIIEKDAQQPNTLILSISKTPQRSAQFIWLTSVYTGQQYIWKLRDEVDPEGKPVQVAIERDSHKMKSIYAYFQAENVLEVLNSTQALNALIKGRVQRFVGTTFAVSGKLASLGYSLDTLEQLEAFEEGGFASQGLYLALTLGTNTDSVYALKQALTHPDIIKARMALVDSFRQAEQTLLHDKSN, from the coding sequence ATGAAAAAATGTCTTTTGGCCTTATGCTTGATAGCGATATCAATACAAGCTAAGCCTTTAAGTGTGGTGTTTGAACATAATCCACCTTTTCAGATGATCAACGACAGTGGCTTTGGCTATGGCCCGGTATATGACTTTGCTCTTGTCTTGGTTGAAAAAGCTGGGTTAAGGGCAAGCTTTAAGGCTACACCATGGGCGCGAATTATCGAAAAAGACGCGCAGCAGCCTAATACCTTAATTTTATCTATTTCAAAAACACCGCAGCGTAGCGCACAATTTATTTGGTTAACTTCTGTTTATACGGGGCAGCAATATATTTGGAAGTTGCGTGATGAAGTTGATCCTGAGGGTAAGCCGGTACAGGTCGCCATTGAGCGTGATTCCCATAAAATGAAGAGCATTTATGCTTATTTTCAAGCAGAAAATGTATTGGAAGTGCTCAATTCAACTCAAGCTTTAAATGCATTGATTAAAGGGCGTGTACAACGATTTGTCGGTACGACCTTTGCGGTATCTGGCAAGCTTGCTTCACTCGGTTACAGTCTCGATACTTTAGAGCAGCTTGAAGCCTTTGAGGAAGGGGGTTTTGCCAGTCAGGGTCTATACTTGGCGCTCACTCTGGGTACAAATACCGACTCTGTGTATGCATTAAAACAAGCGTTAACCCACCCAGATATTATTAAAGCTCGAATGGCGTTAGTTGACAGTTTTAGGCAGGCCGAGCAGACTTTGTTGCATGATAAAAGCAACTAA
- a CDS encoding alpha/beta hydrolase produces the protein MRLLTSFCLVSFFIVCSHNTFAQSDVKQQSTDSLQHTHTFKSVVLNEERTVVVRLPKSYQAEPKKVYPVIYRLDGAGNIPLASAVIERLQNDNRAPEVIIVAIENTNRLRDFYPTVNKEPQGPVGEGGGGAQFLAFFEQELIPLIDKNYRTHDFKVIAGASAGGVFALYAMQAKPDLFQAHIAYSPAVWWNYGASVKSSKEFIEKTKNLNAYVYMNIGEEAGIMRERYDELQQSMQQANKRANIRFFSDAFAGVSHNLTSAAGVFNAYYNLFLPKQMPTTALGDDVASIDAYYESLSKQWGEQITPPDRAVRLLGYHLTDSKQFMRAIEVFKYNIKNYPKSVDALSALSYGFEMQGDTHQALIQIEAALDIADDSYPYVDYLNETKTRLQTILKEQV, from the coding sequence ATGCGCTTGCTTACCTCTTTTTGCCTTGTTAGCTTTTTTATTGTTTGTTCCCACAATACCTTTGCACAATCTGATGTTAAACAGCAAAGTACCGATTCTTTACAGCACACACATACTTTCAAGTCGGTCGTTTTAAATGAAGAACGTACGGTCGTAGTGCGGTTGCCTAAAAGCTACCAAGCTGAGCCGAAGAAAGTTTACCCTGTAATATATCGCTTAGATGGAGCGGGCAATATACCGCTAGCCAGCGCAGTCATTGAGCGCTTACAAAATGATAATCGTGCACCAGAGGTTATTATTGTTGCTATTGAAAACACCAATCGCTTAAGGGATTTTTATCCTACGGTGAATAAGGAGCCGCAAGGTCCGGTGGGTGAAGGCGGTGGTGGTGCGCAATTTTTAGCGTTTTTTGAGCAAGAATTAATACCACTGATTGATAAAAACTATCGTACTCATGATTTTAAAGTGATTGCGGGTGCGTCGGCAGGAGGTGTGTTTGCGCTTTATGCTATGCAGGCAAAACCTGACCTATTCCAAGCGCACATTGCCTATAGCCCTGCCGTTTGGTGGAACTATGGTGCATCAGTAAAGAGCAGCAAAGAATTTATTGAAAAAACGAAAAACCTAAATGCTTATGTTTATATGAATATCGGCGAAGAAGCCGGCATCATGCGCGAAAGGTACGATGAATTGCAACAATCAATGCAACAAGCTAACAAGCGCGCAAACATACGCTTTTTCAGTGATGCATTTGCAGGTGTGTCGCATAACTTGACCTCTGCTGCAGGGGTATTTAATGCCTATTACAACCTATTTTTACCTAAACAAATGCCAACAACTGCCTTAGGTGACGATGTCGCATCAATTGATGCTTATTATGAATCATTATCTAAGCAGTGGGGAGAGCAAATAACCCCACCTGATCGTGCAGTCAGGTTACTTGGTTATCACTTAACCGACAGCAAGCAATTTATGCGCGCAATTGAGGTGTTTAAATATAATATAAAAAACTACCCAAAATCAGTCGATGCGCTTTCAGCTTTATCGTATGGTTTTGAAATGCAAGGCGATACTCACCAAGCACTCATTCAGATAGAAGCCGCCTTAGACATCGCCGATGATTCATACCCTTATGTTGATTATTTAAATGAGACAAAAACTCGACTGCAAACAATACTAAAAGAGCAGGTATGA
- the glmS gene encoding glutamine--fructose-6-phosphate transaminase (isomerizing), producing MCGIVGAVAERPVNKILVEGLKRLEYRGYDSAGVALCNAGELTSVKAVGKVVNLEHALAASGVKGTTGIAHTRWATHGGVTEANAHPHLSNNQLALVHNGIIENHEKLRTQLKAAGYEFLSDTDTEVMVHTIHQLRQSTDSLLAAVQQAVKLFEGAYGTVIFDKANQDEIIVARSGSPLVIGLGLGENFIASDQLALLAVTRSFIFLEEGDVARITRETVEIFDASGNAVERAVHESSITQDNSGKGDYRHYMLKEIYEQPVAVRNTLEGRLTDTGVALDAFGSFADGSNNQKNANDIFKDVKHVQIIACGTSYHSGMVARYWLEQYAGVSCNVEIASEFRYRSSYVHPNSLLVTISQSGETADTLAALRLAKEQGYMASMTICNVAGSSLVRESDLAFMTKAGTEIGVASTKAFTTQLVGLLMLTAAIAQEKGLEQAHIVQAIKTLPNKLEEALGLAQSIEVLAEEFADKHHALFLGRGSQYPIAMEGALKLKEISYIHAEAYAAGELKHGPLALIDADMPIIVVAPNNELLEKLKSNVEEVRARGGIIYVFADSDSEFKSDATLRAVNVNHVEDIIAPVVYTIPLQLLSYYVAVIKGTDVDQPRNLAKSVTVE from the coding sequence ATGTGTGGAATCGTTGGTGCCGTTGCAGAACGTCCAGTAAACAAAATTTTAGTTGAAGGCTTAAAACGCCTTGAATACCGTGGATACGACTCAGCCGGTGTTGCGTTATGCAATGCAGGCGAACTCACTAGCGTAAAAGCCGTGGGTAAAGTAGTGAATCTTGAGCACGCTTTAGCAGCCTCTGGTGTTAAAGGGACAACTGGCATTGCACATACACGTTGGGCAACTCATGGCGGTGTAACCGAAGCAAACGCTCACCCTCATTTATCTAACAACCAATTAGCTTTAGTGCATAATGGTATTATTGAAAACCACGAAAAATTACGCACCCAATTAAAAGCGGCAGGGTATGAGTTTTTATCTGATACCGATACTGAAGTGATGGTGCACACCATTCATCAATTGCGCCAAAGCACAGATTCGCTGTTAGCTGCGGTGCAACAAGCGGTTAAATTATTCGAAGGTGCGTACGGCACGGTTATTTTTGATAAAGCAAATCAAGACGAAATCATTGTCGCGCGTTCAGGCAGCCCTCTTGTTATAGGTTTAGGCTTGGGCGAAAACTTTATTGCGTCTGATCAACTGGCATTATTAGCGGTAACACGTTCGTTTATTTTCTTAGAAGAAGGTGACGTTGCCCGCATTACCCGTGAAACAGTCGAAATTTTTGATGCAAGCGGCAATGCTGTTGAGCGCGCCGTACATGAATCAAGCATCACTCAAGATAACTCAGGCAAAGGCGACTACCGCCATTACATGCTCAAAGAAATTTACGAGCAGCCTGTTGCAGTGCGCAATACTCTTGAAGGCCGTTTAACTGATACCGGCGTTGCACTTGATGCTTTTGGTTCGTTTGCTGATGGCTCAAATAATCAAAAAAATGCCAACGATATTTTTAAAGATGTAAAACACGTGCAAATTATTGCCTGTGGTACGTCATACCATTCAGGTATGGTGGCGCGCTACTGGTTAGAACAGTATGCCGGTGTGAGCTGTAATGTTGAGATTGCCTCTGAGTTTCGTTATCGCTCATCGTACGTACATCCAAACAGCCTATTAGTAACGATTTCACAGTCGGGCGAAACGGCCGATACCTTAGCGGCTTTGCGTTTAGCTAAAGAGCAAGGTTACATGGCGTCAATGACCATTTGTAACGTAGCTGGTTCGTCATTAGTACGTGAATCTGACTTGGCATTTATGACCAAAGCCGGTACCGAAATTGGCGTTGCTTCAACCAAAGCCTTTACCACGCAACTTGTTGGCTTATTGATGCTAACAGCAGCGATTGCACAAGAAAAAGGGTTAGAACAAGCGCATATTGTGCAAGCAATCAAAACATTACCAAACAAATTAGAAGAGGCGCTTGGTCTTGCGCAATCTATCGAAGTATTAGCCGAAGAATTTGCCGACAAACACCATGCCTTATTTTTAGGCCGTGGTTCGCAATACCCAATTGCGATGGAAGGGGCGTTAAAGCTTAAAGAAATTTCGTACATTCACGCCGAAGCCTACGCGGCAGGTGAGCTTAAACACGGCCCACTTGCACTTATCGATGCTGACATGCCAATCATCGTGGTTGCGCCAAATAACGAATTACTCGAAAAGCTTAAATCAAACGTTGAAGAGGTGCGAGCACGTGGCGGCATCATTTATGTATTTGCTGACAGCGACTCAGAGTTTAAATCAGATGCAACTTTGCGTGCCGTTAATGTAAACCATGTTGAAGACATCATAGCCCCAGTTGTCTATACAATCCCATTACAGCTACTTTCATACTACGTAGCGGTCATTAAAGGCACTGATGTAGACCAGCCACGTAACTTAGCGAAATCTGTAACAGTTGAGTAA
- a CDS encoding DeoR/GlpR family DNA-binding transcription regulator has product MTKRNTQQRRHTILSRVNEHGEVSVDDLALEFETSEVTIRKDLTALEKSGLLLRRYGGAMALPQEIVAKSNDKRDSLRKMAIAKAAAALIKDHNRIIIDSGRTTAALIPELANKRGLVVMTNAINVANRLLSLENEPTLLMTGGTWDPHSESFQGQVAENVLRSYDFDQLFIGADGIDVERGTTTFNELIGLSQVMAQAAREVIVLVESDKIGRKIPNLELPWDKVTTLITDSHLAPEMREVISDCGVQLICAEVSE; this is encoded by the coding sequence ATGACAAAACGAAATACCCAACAGCGTCGCCATACTATTTTAAGTCGTGTAAATGAACACGGTGAGGTGAGTGTTGACGATTTGGCTCTAGAGTTCGAAACATCTGAAGTTACGATCCGAAAGGATTTAACTGCGCTTGAAAAAAGTGGGCTGTTATTGCGTCGTTACGGTGGTGCAATGGCATTACCGCAAGAAATTGTGGCAAAAAGCAACGACAAACGCGACTCTCTTCGCAAAATGGCAATTGCCAAAGCGGCAGCAGCACTGATTAAAGACCATAACCGCATTATTATTGATAGCGGCCGTACAACGGCTGCACTTATTCCTGAGCTGGCAAACAAGCGTGGTTTAGTGGTAATGACCAATGCAATTAACGTTGCTAACCGTTTGTTATCACTCGAAAACGAACCAACATTATTGATGACCGGTGGTACATGGGATCCCCATTCAGAATCTTTCCAAGGGCAAGTGGCCGAAAACGTATTACGTTCTTATGATTTCGATCAGCTCTTTATTGGTGCCGATGGCATTGATGTTGAAAGAGGCACTACAACCTTTAATGAATTAATTGGTCTAAGCCAGGTGATGGCGCAAGCGGCGCGTGAAGTGATTGTATTGGTCGAGTCAGACAAAATAGGCCGTAAAATTCCAAATTTAGAATTACCGTGGGACAAAGTCACCACTCTTATCACCGATAGCCATTTAGCGCCCGAAATGCGCGAAGTGATTAGTGATTGTGGGGTGCAATTAATTTGTGCTGAAGTAAGCGAATAA